The sequence tacatgtccaggaccaaccccacccggcccgtagagggggctgcagctacaggtccagcaccaaccccctgccagtagagggggggctagagctacaggtccagcaccaaccccctgccagtagagggggggctagagctacaggtccagcatcaaccccctgccagaagaggggggctggagttacaggtccaggaccaaccccaccctgcccgtagagggggctgcagatacaggtccagcaccaaccccctgccagtagagggggggctagagctacaggtccagcaccaaccccctgccagtagagagggctagagctacagattcagggccaaccccctgccagtagaggggtggctggagctacaggtccagcaccaaccccctgccagtagaggggcgggggctggagttacaggtccagcaccaacccgctgccagtagaggggggctggagctacaggtccagcaccaaacccctgccagttgaagggggctggagcttacaggtccagcaccaaccccctgccagtagaggagggctggagctacaggtccagcgccaacctcctgccagtagagggggcaggagatacaggtccagggccaacctcctgccagtagagggaaggctggagctacaggtccagggccaacctcctgccagtagagggggggctggagctataggtccagcaccacccctctgccagtagaggggagctagagctacaggtccagcatcaaccccctgccagtagaggaggctggagctgcaggtcaagcaccaaccccctgccagttgaggggggctggagctacaggtccagcaccgaccccctaccagtagagggggcctggagctacaggttcagcaccaacccccctcctattagagggggggctagagctacgtgTCCTGAACCAACCCCCTGTCATTAGAGGGCGgagtggagctacagattcagggccaaccccctggctatagaggatggctggagctacaggtccatctccaaccccctgccagtagaggtgggggggggctagagctacaggtctagcaggaaccccctgccaggagagggggcctggagctacaggtccagcaccaaccccctgccagtagagaggtggcttgagctataggtccagcatcaaccccctgccagtagaggggggcaggggctacaggtccagcaccatccccctgccaatagaagaggctggagctgcaggtcaagcaccaaccccctgccagtagagggggctggagctacaggttcagcaccaaccccctgccagtagataggggggggggctggagctacaggtccagcaccaaccccctgccagtagagggggggctggagctacaggtccagcaccaaccccctgccagtagaggggggctggagctacagattcagggccaaccccctgccagtagaggggggtggagctacaggtccagtgccaaccccctgccagtagagggggggctggagctacaggtccagcaccaaccccctgccagtagaggggggctggagctacagatccagggccaaccccctgccagtagaggagtgctTGAGTTACAGGTgcaggaccacccccccccccctgccagtagaggagggctggagctaaagctacagcaccaacctcctgccagacgaggggggctggatctacaggtccaggaccatccccacccccctgcctgtaaagagggggctggagctacagggtcagcatcaacaccctgccagtagaggtggctggagatacaggtccagcaccaacccccctgccagtagaggggggctggagctacaggtccagcaccaacctcctgccagtagagggggggctggagctacagatccagctccaaccccctgccagtagaggggggctggagctacaggtccagcaccaaccccctgccagtagaggggggctggagctacaggtccagcaccaattccctgccaatagagggggcctggagcttcaggtccagctccaacccaccccccctgccagtagaggtgggctggagctacaggttcagcaccaaccccctgccagtagaggggggtggggctagagctacaggtccagcaccaaccccctgccagtagagggggcctggagctacaggtccagcactaatcccctgccagtaaggggggggggggctggagctacaggtccagcatcaacctcctgtcagtagaggggggggttggagctacaaatccagcaccaaccccctgccagtagagggggggctggagctacaagtccagcaccaaccccctgccagtagaggggggctggagctataagtCCAGCACCGACTCTCTGCATGTAGAGGGGCccatgagctacaggtccagcaccaaccccctgctagtagagcaggtctggagctacagatccaggaccaaccccctgcctgtagaggggggggggggctagagctacatgtccagcaccaaccccctgccagtagagggggaggggctggactttacaggtccagcaccaactcccttctagtagaggggggctggagctacaggtccagcaacaaccccctgccagtagaggggctgcaGCTACTGGTCCAgaagcaaccccctgccagtagaggggggctggagctacagatccaacaccaaccccttgccagtagagccagtagagaggggctggagctgcaggtccagcatcaacctcctgtcagtagaggggggttggagttacaaatccagcaccaacacccctgccagtagaggggggctggagctgcaggtccagcatcaacctcctgtcagtagacaacccgttctcgcaaattcgtatagtcaatattgacttattaactacgtgcataggtgatatactaaacataatagacacccttaaaaagcttcatagaaaacaccgaccttacctaaccttgttagtatcttaagataagcatcttattgcttcgtaattacaactattacttaacctatacctataataggttaagtaacaattgtaattacgaagctataagatgcttatcttaagatactaacaaggttaggtaaggtcggtgttttctatgaagcttttttaagggtatctattatgtttagtatgtcacctatgcacttatttaataagtcaatattgactatacgaatttgcgagaacgggttgcagtagaggggggttggagttacaaatccagcaccaacacccctgccagtagaggggggctggagctacaggtccagcataaaccccctgagagtagagggggctggagctattggtccagcaccatctccttgacagtagagggggctggagctacaggttcagcaccaacccccctgccagtagaggggggctaaagTTACAGGtccaccacaacccccttccagtTGAGGGGGcgagctggagctacatgtccagcaccagcccccctgccaggagggggggtgctggagctacaggtccagcataatgaggctgtcactgaccacaggtgataatggggctgacactgaccacaggtgataatggggctgacactgaccacaggtgataatggggctgactctgcccactggtggtaatggggctgacactgtccacaggtgataatggggctgacgctgaccacaggtgataatggggctgacactgaccacaggtgataatggggctgacactgaccacaggtgataatggggctgacactgtccacaggttgaggacctccgcaggaagaggaagcccgtcaagaggctggtggaggctggccgggtgttggccgtccaggaagaccaagatggccgccgctccgccaggataactctacaagacggacagctgtacctccactcACTCCTGCGTCAGCCTACGCCCGCCGACGCtcacaccctccaggttactttattacacccactagtcttactgacattactgattTACTGAGTtatgataactaatatgataacattttgttgtacagttatcagcatgatttatttcattttctgcaggagagtgaggttgtgggcgtgctggagccctcctgcaccctggcgttccttgacctcgggtgggcggggtcaacaagagggcgggtcaccatccggctgacccctgacactccgctggccagacagtttgtgttgttgtgtacgggccagcggggccacacctaccgcaacactaaactgtttgGGGTGTGGGACAAGGGTCAGTCGGGGGAGTGGGTGgcgggcggagactacgagagtaatgatggtaagggaggagctcgactgctgcctgacctccaggggcagtaccggaAGTCAGGCCGGGCAGGAGCTGTGTCGTGCTGGTGGGTGTCGGAGAGTCCCAAGAGTGCCCAgttcatcatcaccaccagggacgaCCAGGTTTACCAGTGGCCAaatgtcttcggtgatgtggtgagcggcctggatgtggtgagggcagcagtcaaccacagtgacattacggaggtgactgtggtgttgtgctgccactctagttcactgtaccaccaccatcactactgtggtgttgtgctgccactctagttcactgtaccaccaccatcactactgtggtgttgtgctgccactctagttcactgtaccaccaccatcactactgtggtgttgtgctgccactctagttcactgtaccaccaccatcactactgtggtgttgtgctgccactctagttcactatcaccactactgtggtgttgtgctgccactctagttcactgtaccaccactactgtggtgctgtactgccactctggttcactgtaccatcaccatcactactgtggtgttgtgctgccactctagttcactgtaccatcaccatcactactgtggtgttgtgctgccactctagttcactgtaccaccatcatcactactgtggtgttgtactgccactctagttcactgtaccaccaccatcactactgtggtattgtgctgccactctagttcactgtaccaccaccatcactactgtggtgttgtgctgccactctagttcactgtaccaccaccatcactacagtggtgttgtgctgccactctagttcactgtaccaccatcatcactactgtggtgttgtgctgccactcttgttcactgtaccaccaccatcactactgtggtgttgtgctgccactctagttcactgtaccaccatcatcactactgtggtgttgtgctgccactctagttcactgtaccaccatcatcactactgtggtgttgtgctgccactcttgttcactgtaccaccaccatcactacagtggtgttgtgctgccactctagttcactgtaccaccatcatcactactgtggtgttgtgctgccactcttgttcactgtaccaccaccatcactacagtggtgttgtgctgccactctagttcactgtaccaccatcatcactactgtggtgttgtgctgccactctagttcactgtaccaccatcatcactactgtggtgttgtgctgccactcttgttcactgtaccaccaccatcactacagtggtgttgtgctgccactctagttcactgtaccaccatcatcactactgtggtgttgtgctgccactcttgttcactgtaccaccaccatcactactgtggtgttgtgctgccactctagttcactgtaccaccaccatcactactgtggtgttgtgctgccactctagttcactgtaccaccaccatcactactgtggtgttgtgctgccactctagttcactgtaccaccaccatcactactgttgtgttgtgctgccactctagttcactgtaccaccaccatcactactgtggtgttgtgctgccactctagttcactgtaccatcactactgtggtgttgtgctgcctctctagttcactgtaccaccatcatcaccaccactcctgcaTCACCTTGAACTGCGTGTTTTGATGACAATGTAGTTTAAGGACAGAcctttatcactatatcatcataacttcactatccttggtgtttaacactttggtatcatatacctgacaatcacggctgtatcaccatcaatgctatatcttctcagtactgtaacctatcattgctgtatcactatagcttcactatcacctctatatatcaccatcacctcaggccccacacttggggtcatatactgaccatgttgagtaacaaattgttggtgtcactatatgacagctgttgtcactgttatatcaccaacagctcactatcacataacactgtcactgctacaccaacatcatttcactttctctgcattatcacctcacacttatatttttcctccttacattcactgatatatcactatcattgCTACAACACCAATACCTTActgtcactgctatatcaccaccatACTATCACAGTTATATCACAatcactcaggtgtgttgtgatattaccatactggtccatggtgtgttgtgatattaccatactggtccatggtgtgttgtgatattaccatactggtccatggtgtgttgtgatattaccatactggaaacatggtgtgttgtgatattaccatactggaccatggtgtgttgtgatattaccatactggaccatggtgtgttgtgatattaccatactggaccatggtgtgttgtgatattaccatactggtccatggtgtgttgtgatactaccatactggtccatggtgtgttgtgatattaccatactggaccatggtgtgttatgatattaccatactggtccatggtgtgttgtgatattgccatactggtccatggtgtgttgtgatattaccatactggaccatggtgtgttgtgatattaccatactggaccatggtgtgttgtgatattaccatactggtccatggtgtgtgttgtgatattaccatactggaccatggtgtgttgtgatattaccatactggactatggtgtgttgtgatattaccatactggtccatggtgtgttgtgatattaccatactggtccatggtgtgttgtgatattgccatactggtccatggtgtgtgttgtgatattaccatactggaccatggtgtgttgtgatattaccatactggtccatggtgtgttgtgatattaccatactggtccatggtgtgttgtgatattaccatactggaccatggtgtgttgtggtattaccatactggaccatggtgtggtgatattaccatactggtccatggtgtgttgtggtattaccatactggaccatggtgtgttgtggtattaccatactggtccatggtgtgttgtgatattaccatactggaccatggtgtgttgtggtattaccatactggtccatggtgtgttgtgatattaccatactggaccatggtgtggtgatattaccatactggtccatggtgtgttgtggtattaccatactggaccatggtgtgttgtggtattaccatactggaccatggtgtgttgtggtattaccatactggtccatggtgtgttgtgatattaccatactggtccatggtgtgttgtgatattaccatactggtccatggtgtgttgtgatattaccatactggtccatggtgtgttgtgatattaccattctggtccatggtgtgttgtgatattaccatatgggtgtgaggttatgaccacacatacaccagtatgatcatactgtagctggtgtatgatgtgctcaaactgtatagtgatgtcttggctgattagcctagtgtcatgaatattaatttatgtagttattcttttttcgacaacacactagtattaaatgtgtattgtaatatgtattccatatatatctatgtatattatatatctgtactataagtccttgccatgtatttgtggatatatattagaagtctagtgaatagcagtagcctaatgtcatgtagcttgaaaaacatccgtatatacttatattatggaatgctacataatgctgtataggaaatattatgtgaactatgatggagaatgtataaatttaagtctcggatgtattactgtcatgtatactgtgtaatttccctttcattattgttcattacattgtcctctaacattaaattagattttggcactgtgagatgtataccacataaacatggttttgatacaaatgttttatatatatatactttatattgtattcatgtatacttatgtataatggctggctggcagacgtcttgaaatcctcccttaacccctcctcccctctcccgc comes from Procambarus clarkii isolate CNS0578487 chromosome 55, FALCON_Pclarkii_2.0, whole genome shotgun sequence and encodes:
- the LOC138352844 gene encoding uncharacterized protein, which translates into the protein MMTTETGATADPVHLGDSASSIMDKVQEITLEIPQKQLTVEDLRRKRKPVKRLVEAGRVLAVQEDQDGRRSARITLQDGQLYLHSLLRQPTPADAHTLQESEVVGVLEPSCTLAFLDLGWAGSTRGRVTIRLTPDTPLARQFVLLCTGQRGHTYRNTKLFGVWDKGQSGEWVAGGDYESNDGKGGARLLPDLQGQYRKSGRAGAVSCWWVSESPKSAQFIITTRDDQVYQWPNVFGDVVSGLDVVRAAVNHSDITEVTVVLCCHSSSLYHHHHYCGVVLPL